The genomic interval ACCAAGAGAGCTAGGAAGCAGTAACCGGCCCAGAGCAAGGGCAAGACGATCGGACCGGAACACCATCGAGCGTCGATCCCATCCCCGGTTACAGGTTGCAACTAACCTAAGGTTTCGTCACCATGGAAAAGTACCAAGAGGTCAGCTCCAGGAAAACACCTCATGTACCGGGCGATTCAGATCCTTGCCCAGTGGCTCTGCTGCCTTTTTGCCCTGGCTTTTCTTGTCATATGCGGGTGGGTATACGTATGGATTCGTCACGGCTGGAACGCTCGCGAAATACCATCCCGGGCTGAAGTCGTCCTAGCCCGAACCATACGTTGGCTGTCCATTCCCAAGGAAGCCAAGGAAGCGAAAAATCCGTTTGCTCCTAGTCCGGAACTTTTGAAGGAAGCTCGACGTCATTTCGCCGACCACTGCGCTCTGTGTCACGCCAATGACGGGAGCGGAGACACACCCGTTGGGCGAAACCTCTACCCAAAGCCTTTGGATCTTCGCTCCCCAGAAGTCCAGAAGGAGACCGATGGAGAGCTCTATTACATCATCCATAATGGGCTTCGCTTGACCGGCATGCCGGCCTGGGGCGAACCGAATGAAGATCCTGACAGCTGGAAATTGGTCCTCTTTATCCGTCACCTCCCACAACTAACCGAAGAAGAGAAAAAGGAGATGGAAAAATGGAATCCGAAGAAT from Candidatus Methylacidithermus pantelleriae carries:
- a CDS encoding c-type cytochrome, producing MYRAIQILAQWLCCLFALAFLVICGWVYVWIRHGWNAREIPSRAEVVLARTIRWLSIPKEAKEAKNPFAPSPELLKEARRHFADHCALCHANDGSGDTPVGRNLYPKPLDLRSPEVQKETDGELYYIIHNGLRLTGMPAWGEPNEDPDSWKLVLFIRHLPQLTEEEKKEMEKWNPKNPQERAEEEEEEKFLQGQ